The following proteins are encoded in a genomic region of Diabrotica virgifera virgifera chromosome 1, PGI_DIABVI_V3a:
- the LOC126891077 gene encoding uncharacterized protein LOC126891077, translating to MNICKNGNVNSDNEHNGDYYIPKKRLRPLGLEVIDATVTKLTHAFKNRIASYRFSGDKKLDYHGFLNDVKPKVLNILSEYLHQFNSIKVNFEIFGIYLKPDTNLSDIKSMNTCNKIITISTELDEVFDDFREELMTQALEFQDKDSNWVLQEIMFLDVNINKYSSISASTYIRLPTPIVRKQAILNIENKDNKCFAWSIIAAIFPASGNPNKPESYPPYDTLLNFEGIDFPMKLKDIKKFETLNNISVNVYGLESNFVNNKRQYEIVGPLHFTSNRHATHVNLLLITNDKQSHYCLILDMSRLVRSQKTKNCRKEYLCDGCLQFFVSEEKLNNHQKSDCSHIYTELPTTKPKINKFGEMVPENILKFINIQKMLPVPFVIYADFESLLKPIDHVEPFNGNSYSVKTAEHQAYSFAFYLKCNYDDSLSKLIKYEGEDAPKVFIQKLDDLVHELYTNHLKHVKPMSPLTKEEIEKHVSATECYLCGKPFNPFNHKVKDHHHLNSKYLGASHNSCNINNKLSNTIPVFFHNMSNYDCHLFIKELSTTGEKVSVIAQTKEKYITISKRILVEKSKNGLDKYITLKFVDSYRFLAKSLDILSTTLDSEQCTEIRKYFPDTKHFELVRRKGVFPYSYMDGFDRLKEKTLPPKENFYNNLTNKHISDEDYARAIDVWHTFDCKSMSDYAMVYLVSDVLLLADVFENFRKICHKEYNLDPCHYITAPALSWDAMLRYTEIELELLTDVDMVHFFKKGVRGGVAQCSKREAVANNQYVPNYDPQQPESYIMYLDATNLYGAAMCQYLPYGNFKWVTDVENFDCFSVEDDANKGYVLEVDLEYPAHLHSLHNDLPFCPESMVPPGSKCPKLIPNFNNKTKYIIHYRNLKQCLRYGLVLKRIHRILEFLQSPWLKKYIDLNTSLRNKAKNEFERDLFKLLVNAIFGKTLENVEKRRDIRLCTRWETKTNSLGARALISKPEFKSCSVFNENLVAVHLGKTKIVYDKPLYVGFTILDLSKTVIYDFYYGYIKKKYGEAANLLYTDTDSLIMEIYTPNFYKDMKRNLEHFDTSNYPTDNVHGIPKTPSILGKMKDEFASLPIKCFYGTGAKAYCIEANKIIKKAKGISKHVTKTQLQKSDYVLLVKKGGVIFRKMYVFVSNLHTIYTELRNKVALSSKDDKRCVINGDVKTLAWGHFLISPHNGTIDDLIMFGNELLHTPELADLEKIPLEELFQVDSFQYDSYL from the coding sequence CCTATCGTTTTAGTGGTGATAAAAAACTGGATTATCATGGATTTTTAAACGATGTTAAACCCAAAGTTTTGAACATTTTGAGTGAATATCTACATCAGTTCAATAGCATAAaggtaaattttgaaatatttggtaTTTATCTAAAACCTGACACTAACCTATCAGATATCAAGTCCATGAACACATGCAATAAAATTATAACTATCAGCACTGAACTGGATGAAGTATTTGATGATTTTAGGGAAGAACTGATGACGCAAGCATTAGAATTTCAAGACAAAGATTCAAATTGGGTATTGCAGGAAATAATGTTTTTAGATGTTAACATAAACAAATATAGTAGTATTTCCGCATCAACGTATATTCGTCTCCCAACACCTATAGTAAGAAAACAAGCTATTTTAAATATCGAAAACAAAGATAATAAGTGTTTTGCATGGAGTATTATTGCAGCTATTTTTCCTGCTAGTGGCAACCCAAACAAACCAGAATCATATCCACCATACGATACTTTGTTGAATTTTGAAGGAATTGACTTTCCGATGAAACTAAAAGACATTAAAAAGTTTGAGACCCTCAATAATATTTCAGTAAATGTTTATGGGCTAGAATCCAATTTCGTAAATAATAAAAGGCAATATGAAATAGTTGGACCATTGCATTTTACAAGTAATCGCCATGCCACTCACGTGAACCTTTTGCTTATAACAAATGATAAACAAAGTCATTATTGTCTGATTCTAGACATGTCGAGACTTGTAagaagtcaaaaaacaaaaaattgtcGCAAAGAATACTTATGTGATGGATGTCTACAATTCTTTGTTAGCGAAGAAAAGCTAAATAATCACCAAAAAAGCGACTGTTCTCACATTTACACAGAACTTCCCACAACGAAACCTAAAATCAATAAGTTTGGTGAAATGGTGCCAGAAAAtatactaaaatttataaatatccaaaaaatgttaCCTGTGCCATTTGTGATCTATGCTGATTTTGAAAGTTTGCTAAAGCCCATAGACCATGTTGAACCTTTCAATGGAAATTCATATTCCGTTAAAACTGCTGAACACCAAGCATATTCGTTTGCATTTTACCTTAAATGCAACTACGATGATTCACTTtctaaactaataaaatatgaagGAGAGGATGCTCCCAAAGTGTTTATACAGAAATTGGATGATTTAGTGCATGAACTATATACCAATCACCTTAAACATGTTAAACCAATGTCACCGTTAACaaaagaagaaattgaaaaacaTGTGAGCGCTACCGAGTGTTACTTGTGTGGAAAGCCATTCAATCCTTTCAATCATAAGGTGAAAGATCACCACCATCTAAATTCAAAATATCTTGGGGCTTCACATAACTCctgtaatataaataacaaactcTCAAATACAATACCTGTGTTCTTTCACAACATGAGTAATTATGATTGTCATCTTTTTATTAAAGAGCTTTCAACAACTGGTGAAAAAGTTTCAGTAATTGCACAGACGAAAGAAAAATATATCACAATTTCTAAAAGAATTCTGGTAGAAAAGTCGAAAAATGGCCTAGATAAATACATAACTCTGAAATTTGTTGATTCATACAGATTTTTGGCAAAATCTTTGGATATTCTGAGCACAACTTTGGACTCGGAGCAGTGTACAGAAATTAGAAAGTATTTCCCAGATACTAAACACTTTGAACTTGTGAGACGTAAGGGTGTCTTTCCTTATTCATATATGGATGGATTTGACAGACTTAAAGAAAAAACACTTCCACCTAaagaaaatttttacaataatcTAACTAACAAACACATTTCTGATGAAGATTATGCAAGAGCAATTGATGTATGGCACACATTTGATTGTAAATCTATGAGTGACTATGCTATGGTGTACTTAGTATCAGATGTCTTATTACTGGCTGATGTgtttgaaaattttagaaaaatatgtcACAAAGAATACAATTTGGATCCTTGTCACTACATAACTGCTCCTGCATTAAGTTGGGATGCTATGTTAAGATACACTGAAATTGAACTGGAGCTTCTTACAGATGTGGACATGGTACACTTTTTTAAGAAAGGAGTAAGAGGAGGCGTCGCACAATGTAGCAAACGAGAAGCGGTGGCAAATAATCAATATGTACCCAACTATGATCCACAACAACCCGAGTCTTACATCATGTATCTAGATGCCACAAATTTATATGGTGCAGCCATGTGTCAATATCTTCCATATGGAAATTTTAAATGGGTAACCGATGTAGAAAACTTCGACTGTTTTTCGGTGGAGGATGATGCGAATAAAGGGTATGTGTTGGAAGTGGATTTGGAATATCCAGCTCATTTACATTCTTTACATAATGATTTGCCATTCTGCCCCGAGAGCATGGTACCTCCAGGAAGCAAATGTCCTAAACTTATCCCAaatttcaacaataaaactaaatacATTATCCATTATCGCAATCTTAAGCAGTGTCTTAGGTATGGTCTGGTACTAAAAAGGATTCATCGTATACTAGAGTTTTTGCAATCACcatggttaaaaaaatatattgatctAAACACATCACTCAGAAACAAAGCCAAAAACGAGTTTGAACGGGATCTTTTTAAGCTTCTGGTTAATGCAATATTCGGTAAAACTCTAGAGAACGTTGAAAAAAGAAGAGATATCCGCCTGTGCACCCGCTGGGAAACAAAAACAAATTCATTGGGAGCCAGGGCACTTATCTCTAAACCAGAATTCAAGTCTTGTTCCGTGTTTAATGAGAATTTGGTGGCAGTCCATTTGGGTAAAACCAAAATAGTTTATGACAAGCCTCTCTATGTTGGATTTACAATTTTAGATTTATCAAAAACAGTGATATATGATTTTTATTATGGATATATCAAAAAGAAATATGGGGAAGCCGCAAACTTGTTATACACAGACACAGACTCCCTGATTATGGAGATATACACCCCCAATTTCTATAAGGACATGAAAAGAAATTTAGAACATTTCGACACCTCCAACTATCCAACTGATAATGTTCACGGGATACCGAAAACACCGTCAATactaggaaaaatgaaagatgaaTTTGCATCTCTACCCATTAAATGTTTCTATGGTACAGGTGCTAAAGCTTATTGCATAGaagcaaataaaataataaaaaaagcaaaaggCATTTCAAAACACGTAACCAAAACACAGTTGCAAAAGAGCGATTATGTACTATTAGTAAAAAAAGGTGGTGTAATCTTtagaaaaatgtatgtatttgtGTCTAATTTACATACCATATATACGGAACTTAGGAATAAAGTGGCACTATCTTCTAAGGATGATAAACGCTGTGTAATAAACGGTGACGTAAAAACTCTAGCGTGGGGGCATTTTTTAATTAGTCCACATAATGGTACCATAGATGATCTCATAATGTTTGGGAATGAGCTGCTACACACCCCGGAATTAGCCGATTTAGAAAAGATTCCTCTTGAAGAATTGTTTCAAGTCGATTCTTTTCAATATGATTCATACTTGTAA